A single genomic interval of Helianthus annuus cultivar XRQ/B chromosome 13, HanXRQr2.0-SUNRISE, whole genome shotgun sequence harbors:
- the LOC110902095 gene encoding putative disease resistance RPP13-like protein 1, producing the protein MAKVNENLTNLNLLQEALGDHLRGKKFLLVLDDVWTESYADWETLVRPFYTCSPGSRIIITTRKDQLLKQLVYNPLNMQLLSLLGDEALSLVARHALGVNNFDSHMSLKPYAEGIVQKCGGLPLALIALGRLLRTKKEEVEHWKEVLNSEIWRLKDEGGILPALRLSYHDLSATLKQLFAYCSLFPKDFLFDKKELVLLWMAEGFLH; encoded by the coding sequence ATGGCAAAGGTAAACGAGAATCTTACAAATCTGAACCTTCTTCAAGAAGCCCTTGGAGATCACCTAAGGGGTAAAAAATTTCTCTTGGTACTAGATGATGTGTGGACTGAAAGTTATGCAGATTGGGAAACCCTTGTTAGACCGTTTTATACATGTTCTCCTGGAAGTAGAATCATCATAACAACACGAAAGGATCAATTGCTCAAACAGTTGGTTTACAATCCTCTAAACATGCAGTTGCTCAGCCTTCTAGGTGACGAGGCTCTGTCTTTAGTTGCTCGACATGCATTAGGTGTAAATAACTTTGATTCACATATGTCACTCAAACCATATGCTGAAGGTATTGTGCAAAAATGTGGTGGGTTACCTTTGGCTTTAATAGCACTTGGTAGACTGTTGAGAACCAAAAAAGAAGAAGTAGAGCACTGGAAGGAAGTGTTAAACAGTGAGATATGGAGATTAAAAGATGAAGGTGGAATTCTCCCAGCCCTAAGACTAAGCTACCATGATCTTTCTGCAACTTTGAAGCAGTTGTTTGCTTACTGCTCCTTGTTTCCCAAGGACTTCCTGTTTGACAAGAAGGAGCTGGTTTTATTATGGATGGCAGAAGGGTTCTTGCACTAG